ACGAGCTTTATTCCAGCTAAGACCATCAGCAAGCGTACTTTGGATGTTTTTGAAAAAGGTCACCCCTATTTTGCGGCACCTCTTTCTGTGTCAATACCTTATATTAAAAAACTAACATTATTTTTTGTCGTGTGCTGTGAACCGAGACCCAAGGCATTGATCTAGTAAAATGCCCACTGACAACATCGACTACGCTGCATCAAACTGCACGGAACCGCGCTCAGTATTGCGTGCCGGCGACAGCCTTGCCTTCCACGTAGCAGAGACGAACAACGCCCATAAACAGCCCATAAACGCCTTCTGAGACGCCATGTATACGCCCGGTACCAGCCGATCAATTTTCGAGCCCGCGCACCTTAGCGACGCCCTGCAAGCCAAATACAGACACACCCGCTTCCAACTCACCATCCGCACACTCAAAATAATAATCACTTTCACCGGGTAAAAATCCTGCACTTCACACTTCAGAGCCCGGGACAACACCAGCAGTTCGGCGTCGTTAACCCTGCGCAATTGGGCCAATATTTGCCCTCTATCGTGTTGAATTCAGAGCCGCATCAACAGAATACAGACCTACTGCCACAATGATGCCTGTGAGCACTATTCCAACTAATGCAATCACTATGGCCGCCATTTTTGAAATAGACTGATCAGGCTTCAGATCACCATAACCAACCGTTGTAGCAGTAATAAACGCAAAATAGATAGCATCTGATGTTCTCCATTTCTCGATGCGTCCAACAAATAATCCCAGCAAAATAATGATCATCAATAAAAACAGCAATACAGGGCTCAACACAATCAAGGCAACCCCGAACAAATGAATAAAGTAAAATGTAACCTCCATACGTAAACTCTATAAATTAAAATTTTAAGAATTAGAAAATGCCAAGAAATCCAATTAGAGCAACAGGTTTCTCCTAATCGACTATTACAAACACCTCAAGGTTCCCTAAAGAATCATTTAATTAACAGTATAACAATTCTACGAATAGCAAGCAGCTAGGTCACGAACCTCGTTGAGATGATGCTATGCGATGGCGGTCCTTTACTTATTTAAGCTCTTGCAGCCTTTTCAGCTCCTTTTCAGTTATTTGAATCATAGAGCAGTGTTTGGCTCCTTTAGGCACGTCAATTTCTATTTCCTTAAAGGTCTTAAAATCCGACGTTTCCCATGCCTGCAGGTCAAGTATTTTGTGTTTGTTCGGGTCTGCGTAGAAATACCACTTGTCACCCTCAATGAGTTTGATCCCTGCCACAGCCTCTGTGGGATGTTGCTGATTGGGGAATACATCCTTTCCTTCTCCAGCATGATCAAAGCGTTCTACGGCCGGGTTCAGGCTCTTCGATGTTACCATAAGATTGCCTTGAGGATTGGGAATTCGCCATTGCCCCACTTGATGGAACCCATAATATAAGCCTTTGTATTTTTCAATGGTCAGGTCAATGCAGTGTTTGCCATGATCGTAGTAGATTTGGGAGTCCTCCGGATTGATGTTTTTGAAGTCCTTGGTCTTGGTATAGTGCATCACCATACGCTTTTCTGTCGGATGGTTGGATGACCAATGGACATAAAAAAGCTGCTCTTCCCCACACCAAACAAACTCCGGAGCCCAGCATTTTTGTCCTCGTTTTTTAGGCATCACTTGTATAACCCCACCTGTCCAGTTAATCAGGTCCGAGGATGTCCAATGCGCTAGAGTTACACCGCTCATGCCTGTGGTATGAACCATATGATAGAGTCCCTTGACTTTTCTAATGTAAGGGTCTCTTACAAATTGATGTTTCCAATGCGGCATATCGGCATCAAGCGAGGTCCAGTTCTTGGCATCCCGGCTCGTTGCCCACAACAGTCGTTGCCCTTTATTGACAAAATAAGCCATCAGGTAAGCTGTTTTCGGCGCTGCTTTGTCAGCATTTGTTTCACAGGCAGTTTTAGATGCTACCACAGCTTGAGGCTGGGCTGTTACCGTTACAGCCAAGAAAGCCGTTAGTAAGAGAGTTGGAATCAATTTATTGTTCATGAGTGACATGGGCTCAATGATGAGGATGAATACTTCGTTTAATTCGAGTGGCTTTGTAAAAAACCGGCAAGGCTGTGCTTAATCAACGGCTTTCTTAAAGGACCCAGCGGGCAAATTGTTCGAATTGTATAGGTTAACCGTCGGGGTATCGCTCCAAGCGTATCGAACAAATTTGATTTTTTCGACCGAGCTCGATTGCACGAGGATATTGTCAACTCCAATGATCGAAGCTGTCGCTGGAGAATAAACTTCATCTTCACCAGCCACCTCAAAGATGTTTAGAGTGTTGGTCTTAAGCTTGAGGCCTTTACCAGCGTTGCTGAAATGAAGCTCGATGGCCTTACCTTTACGCATGATTTTTTTGACCTTAGGAGCATCGGCAATGAGATCTTCTTTGAAACTATATTTCCGCGCAAGCAGTGCCAGTCGATGTGCCACTTGAGGTTTATTCTGTGGGTGCACATTGCTAAACTCGCCGAGATCATTGATGACCGCCATATGAGCATCTGGTATCAATTCACTTGCCTGTTCTTGAGCCTGCCATAGTTCAGGCAATGCGGTTCGCTCATGTTTACGGTATTTGAATGGTGCTATTTGAACAAAATAGAACGGCAATTTCTCTCCCCAATTCTTTCGCCAGTGTTTTACCATCGCCTGCATTTTTGAAGTGTAGTGGTGACCATCGCCAATATTGTTCTCCCCCTGATACCAGACGAATCCTGATAAAGACATACCAGCCAATGGGTGAATCATGGCATTATATAGGACTGATCGATTATTCTTATGGAGTCTTCGACTGTTGCCTGGAATTGGCACATCAAGTTCTTCGAGGCCTGATTCCGGCGTCCAAGGTTCGATACGCGTGCCTCCCAGTGCGGCCACTATGATACCTACTGGGCATTGAAGTTCAGCCTGCATTTCAATCGCAAAGCAATACGCAACGGCACTGATATATCGCTTCGGCAGGACACCACACTGTAGCCCCTCAGGACTTGCAGCACGCCATGTGTTGAATTTGAACACATCCTTCTGAGGACTGTCGCTCATTCCGACAATCACCGATGATAACCGAATCTGGTCGTTGGTAGATTTTGCCATAATCTCAGCGCAGTCCTTGTTATTGTTGATTGGCATCTCCATGTTGGATTGTCCTGCACAGAGCCAGACTTCACCAATAAGCACGTTTTTTAAGGTGATCGTATTGCTCCCTTTAACAACAAGATTCCGACCAACGGCCTGCGCCTCTTGGGAGGGTAAAACAATCCTCCACGCTCCTTCTGAGTCAGCCTTTGTTTGTGCTTTCAACTTACCCAATTGAACACTAACACTTTCACCTACATCTGCTGAGCCCCAGATGTTGATTGGCTTATTACGTTGCAGGACCATGTGGTCTGCAAAAAACTTAGGCAGCGTAATTTCAGCACTGAGTGAACCTCCAAGCAGTGAGAGCAGGATAAAATAATAAATTTTTATTTTCATTGATTGATGAACTTTGAGCAATGGATTCATTTTAGAAATTTAGATTTATCATCAGGAATTGAGAACATTGTCTTTTTAAGTTCTTCTACTACTTCAGGAAATTGTGAGATGATATTTTGGGATTCTCCCGGGTCTTTTTCGAGGTCGAAGAGTTGATATTCATTTCCTCGTTTAAAACGTATGAGTTTCAAATCCCCCTTTAAAAGAGCCTGAGTTTTACGCTCAGGAAAATCCCAATATAAAGTTCTAGAGGAGTCGTTTAATTTCTCACCCAACAGAGCGGGGAGCATGGACTGACCATCAGTTTCAGGGCAATCAACACGGGCAATCTCAGCGACAGTCGGAAGTAAATCTTGAAAAGCGACAATGCTATTGTTTACCGTTCCTGATGGTATTTTACCAGGCCAGTAAGCGATCATAGGGACGCGGACGCCCCCTTCGAACAAATCCCTTTTATAGCCTCGTTTGTCTCCATTCGAGTTGAAGAACTTCACATCATGTCCCCCCTCATGGTGAGGCCCATTGTCAGAGGAAAAGATAATGAGCGTGTTTGTGTCTATGCCATACTTCGTTAGCGCCTCTCTGATTCTTTTAATGTCGTTATCCAGATCTAGCATCATTTTAGCAAAACCTTTTTCCTGTATTGGCCACGTCTCGTTTTCGTATGGTCCATAGTTTGGAACTTCCATTCCTCGACCATGCCGCTCGCCTTCATTATTGGCATGAGGTGTATTGGGTGTGTAGAGCAGAAAGAATGGCTTCTTGTGATGAGTATCGATGAATTTAAACATCTTTTCACGGATCAAATCAGGAGCATATTGCTTGGCGGCTTTAGCGACACCGCTGCCTCGGTGTTCCTCGGGCAACTTTTGATAACGATCCAATAACACGTTATCGAGCGCAACTTCTTTACCATTATGAATGAGAAATTCAGGATAAAAATTGTGTGCATGGAACATATTTACATAGCCAAAAAACTCATCGAATCCATGTTTGTTTGGATTCGTTGGTTCAGGTGGGTGACCCACTCCCCATTTGCCAAAGTTACCAGTGACGTAACCCGCTTTTTTAAAGAGATCGGCAATGGTTACATCTGACTCCTTGAGTAGGACATGGTTATTGCCACGAATCGTAGAGTGGCCAGTGTGTTTTCCTGTCAGCAAAGTACAGCGTGAAGGAGCACAGACGGTTGAACCGCTGTAATTACGCGTGAAGCGCATTCCTGAGGCAGCTAGCCCATCCAGATTGGGAGTAGTAAGTATTTTCTGACCATAACATCCTAAGTCGCCGTAGCCAAGGTCA
The Oceaniferula marina DNA segment above includes these coding regions:
- a CDS encoding potassium channel family protein, which encodes MEVTFYFIHLFGVALIVLSPVLLFLLMIIILLGLFVGRIEKWRTSDAIYFAFITATTVGYGDLKPDQSISKMAAIVIALVGIVLTGIIVAVGLYSVDAALNSTR
- a CDS encoding sialate O-acetylesterase, with protein sequence MNPLLKVHQSMKIKIYYFILLSLLGGSLSAEITLPKFFADHMVLQRNKPINIWGSADVGESVSVQLGKLKAQTKADSEGAWRIVLPSQEAQAVGRNLVVKGSNTITLKNVLIGEVWLCAGQSNMEMPINNNKDCAEIMAKSTNDQIRLSSVIVGMSDSPQKDVFKFNTWRAASPEGLQCGVLPKRYISAVAYCFAIEMQAELQCPVGIIVAALGGTRIEPWTPESGLEELDVPIPGNSRRLHKNNRSVLYNAMIHPLAGMSLSGFVWYQGENNIGDGHHYTSKMQAMVKHWRKNWGEKLPFYFVQIAPFKYRKHERTALPELWQAQEQASELIPDAHMAVINDLGEFSNVHPQNKPQVAHRLALLARKYSFKEDLIADAPKVKKIMRKGKAIELHFSNAGKGLKLKTNTLNIFEVAGEDEVYSPATASIIGVDNILVQSSSVEKIKFVRYAWSDTPTVNLYNSNNLPAGSFKKAVD
- a CDS encoding arylsulfatase, which gives rise to MKFSQIIFAALTIGAVNLVAEEQTTKPNVIYILADDLGYGDLGCYGQKILTTPNLDGLAASGMRFTRNYSGSTVCAPSRCTLLTGKHTGHSTIRGNNHVLLKESDVTIADLFKKAGYVTGNFGKWGVGHPPEPTNPNKHGFDEFFGYVNMFHAHNFYPEFLIHNGKEVALDNVLLDRYQKLPEEHRGSGVAKAAKQYAPDLIREKMFKFIDTHHKKPFFLLYTPNTPHANNEGERHGRGMEVPNYGPYENETWPIQEKGFAKMMLDLDNDIKRIREALTKYGIDTNTLIIFSSDNGPHHEGGHDVKFFNSNGDKRGYKRDLFEGGVRVPMIAYWPGKIPSGTVNNSIVAFQDLLPTVAEIARVDCPETDGQSMLPALLGEKLNDSSRTLYWDFPERKTQALLKGDLKLIRFKRGNEYQLFDLEKDPGESQNIISQFPEVVEELKKTMFSIPDDKSKFLK